GGACCTCCGGGTGCTCGAGGAAGGCGAGGCCGCTCATGCCGGGGAGCCGCACGTCGAGGAGGACCGCCTCGGCCTGATCGTGCTGGAGGTTCTCGAGGCCGCGCTCGGCGCTCTCGACGGGGATGGCCTCGTGGCCGAGGGCCGTGACGAGGTCGCGGAAGACCTCGCGGACCGAGGTCTCGTCTTCGACGATCAGCACCCGCATGACGCTTCCAGCTTACACGTCCGTTCCAGCTTATGTCGGGCGGGCTCCGCGGAGCGCGGAAAATAGCCGCGCGCTCGTGATCGGCGCCTCGCGGAGCGTCACGCCGAGGTCGGCCACGGCGTCCTCGACGGCGTTGACGATCGCCGCCGCGCCCGGGATGGCGCCGCTCTCGCCCACCCCCTTCACGCCGAGCGGGTTGATGACCGACGGGTGCTCCTCGAGGGCCACCGGCAGCGGCGGCAGCTGGTCGGCCTTCGGGATCGCGTAGTCCATGAGGCTCGCCGTGAGGAGCTGGGCGTTCTCGTCGTAGACGACTTCCTCGGCGAGGCCCGCGCCGATCCCCTGGGCCGCGCCGCCCTGGAGCTGGCCCTCGACGATCATCGGGTTGATCGCGCGCCCGCTGTCGTGGACGATCGCGTAGGCGAGCAGGCGGATCGCGCAGCTCTCCAGGTCGACCTCCACCGCCGCGGCCTGAGTGCCGAAGGCCCACGTGACGGTGTCGGGGTAGAAGTACGTGCACGCGTTGAGCCCCGGCTCGCCCGTGGGCTTGAGCGCCTTCGACTTCACAGCCGCCTGCGCGACGCGCCCGAGCGTCACGAAGCGGTCGGGCACGCCGGCGACGTGCGCGCGGCCGCGCTCGATCCGCACGTCCTCGGGCGCGCACTCGAGCAGGTCGGCCGCCACGCGCGCGGCGCGCGCGCGCACCTCGCGCGCGGTGCGCGCCACCGCGGGTCCGGCGTTCGCGGTGACGCGGCTCCCGCCGGTGCCCATGCCGAAGGGGAGGAGCGCCGTGTCGCCGGCGCTCACGTGGACGTCCTCGAACGCCGCGCCCAGCTCCGACGCCGCGATCTGGGCGAGCGTCGTCGCGTGGCCCTGCCCCTGGCCCGCGACGCCGATCAGGACGTAGACCTTCCCGCTCGGGTCCACGCGCACCGTGGCGCCCTCGAAGGGGCCGAGCCCCGTGCCCTGCGCGTAGCAGGCGAGGCCCACGCCGATCCGGCGCGACGTGGCCGCCTGCGCGCGCTGGCGCTTCCGCCAGTCGTCGTAGCCGAGCAGCGCGAGCGCGCGCTCGAAGGCGCGCGGAAAGTCACCGGGGTCGTAGGCGATGGGGACGCCGTCCTTGTACGTGAGCCCGGACCGGTAGGGCATCTCCTCGGGGCGCACGAGGTTCCGGCGGCGCAGCTCGGCCGGGTCGAGGCCCAGGCGGCGCGCCCCGAGGTCCATGAGGCGCTCCATCACGAGCACGGCCTCGGGACGGCCGGCGCCGCGGTACGCCGCGTTCACGGTCTTCGAGGTGACGACGCTCGTGCCGAGCGCCCGGTAGTTCGGGACGCGGTACGGGCCGGGCAGGTGGTTCACCGTGTTCGCGGTGAGCCCGGCGCCCTCGGCCGGATACGCGCCGACGTCGGCGAGGAACGTGTCCTCCAGCGCGACGATCGTCCCGTCCCGCGCGAAGCCGATGCGCGCCTCGTGCTCCTGCTCGCGGTCGTGGCCGAGGCTCGCGAAGTCCTCGCGCCGCGTCTCCACCCACTTCACGGGCCGCCCGAGCCTCAGCGCCGCCACGGCGACGAGCACCTCCTCGGAGTACACGGAGCCCTTCGGGCCGAAGCCGCCGCCCACGTCGGGGATCATCACGCGCACGCCCTCGACGGGGATGCCGAGGACGCCGGCGACGGCGTCGCGCACGCGATAGGGGTTCTGGTGGGACGCCCAGACGACGAGCGCGCCCGTGTCCGCGTCGCGGTAGGCGAGGGCGCCGCGCGGCTCGATGGGCACCGCGGCGAGCCGCGGATGCCTGAGCTTCGCGTGGACGACGACGTCGGCTCCGGCGAGGCCGCGCTCGGCGTCGCCCACGGCGCCGCGCACGGTCAGCGCCGCGTTGTCGGGCCAGCCCTCGTGGAGACGCGTCCGCGTCCGCAGGCCATCCGCCCCCGTCGCGATCGGCGGCAGCGGCTCGTACTGGACCTCGACGAGCTCGAGGGCGTCGGCCACGCGGTAGGCGCTCTCGGCGATCACGACGGCCAGCGGCTCGCCCACGTAGCGGGCGACGTCGCGCACGAGCACGGGCTGGGCGAACGGGCGGCCGGTGATCGCGCCCCCGATGGGCTTCGTGATCTCGTGGAGGTCCGCGGCGCTCCAGACGTCGACGACGCCGGGCAGCGCGCGGGCCCGCGACGCCTGGATCTTCACGATGCGCGCGTGGGGCTGGACGCTCCGCACGACGCCCAGGTGCAGCATGCCCTCGCGCCTCAGGTCGTCCAGGTACCGGCCGGCGCCCGCGAGGAGACGGCGGTCTTCCTTCCTGAGGGGCGAGGCGCCTATCATGGCGAGGAGAGTGTACATGGTCAGGCTCTATCTCGTGCGCCACGGTCGCGCGGCGGCGGGCTTCGGCGAGGCGCGGGACCCGGGACTCGATCCCGAG
Above is a genomic segment from Candidatus Methylomirabilota bacterium containing:
- a CDS encoding xanthine dehydrogenase family protein molybdopterin-binding subunit, coding for MIGASPLRKEDRRLLAGAGRYLDDLRREGMLHLGVVRSVQPHARIVKIQASRARALPGVVDVWSAADLHEITKPIGGAITGRPFAQPVLVRDVARYVGEPLAVVIAESAYRVADALELVEVQYEPLPPIATGADGLRTRTRLHEGWPDNAALTVRGAVGDAERGLAGADVVVHAKLRHPRLAAVPIEPRGALAYRDADTGALVVWASHQNPYRVRDAVAGVLGIPVEGVRVMIPDVGGGFGPKGSVYSEEVLVAVAALRLGRPVKWVETRREDFASLGHDREQEHEARIGFARDGTIVALEDTFLADVGAYPAEGAGLTANTVNHLPGPYRVPNYRALGTSVVTSKTVNAAYRGAGRPEAVLVMERLMDLGARRLGLDPAELRRRNLVRPEEMPYRSGLTYKDGVPIAYDPGDFPRAFERALALLGYDDWRKRQRAQAATSRRIGVGLACYAQGTGLGPFEGATVRVDPSGKVYVLIGVAGQGQGHATTLAQIAASELGAAFEDVHVSAGDTALLPFGMGTGGSRVTANAGPAVARTAREVRARAARVAADLLECAPEDVRIERGRAHVAGVPDRFVTLGRVAQAAVKSKALKPTGEPGLNACTYFYPDTVTWAFGTQAAAVEVDLESCAIRLLAYAIVHDSGRAINPMIVEGQLQGGAAQGIGAGLAEEVVYDENAQLLTASLMDYAIPKADQLPPLPVALEEHPSVINPLGVKGVGESGAIPGAAAIVNAVEDAVADLGVTLREAPITSARLFSALRGARPT